CTTTAATAGCCGGTTTTCTTATAGAAACAAACATACCTCCTACTTTTTTCACCATAAATCTCTCATATAGTAGCTTGCGAGACAATATCAATAGAAATGCCTAATCTAAGTAGATTCTTTGCAATTTCTATTTTTTCTGCCTTTTTAACTTTTTCTTCGATAATCTGTATACCTTCAGATAAAGATTTGATCAGTACATAAAATCCGTTGCGTAAATCTTGATCCTCAATTTCCTTATATTCCTTTATTAAACCGCTCAGTTCATCTCTTGCCACAACTTCTTCTATTTGCCCTAACAGTAAAACCGCAATGTTAACTGATAATGCCTCTGCTATTTTGTATAATCTTTCAAGTGGAACGGTTATATGTCCTTGTTCATAGTCATATATTTTCTGGGGTGTTACACCAATTTTATTTGCTAAGCCCTCTTGGGTATATTTTCTCATCAGCCTTAGCTTTTTTATCCTTTGTCCTACCCTGTAGTCTGCAGAATCAGTTTTTTCTTCTGTATTACTATATTCTTCAGTTGATAAGCCCGTTGCTTGGAAAATTGTATCAACAGAAACTCCTACTTCAACTAGATTCTTTGCCACTTCTATTCTTGCCACTTTTCTACTATTTTCCTTGCTAGCTTGTGCAGATGTAATTAATGAATAAACTACATTACGTAATTCTTGAT
The nucleotide sequence above comes from Wolbachia endosymbiont of Oedothorax gibbosus. Encoded proteins:
- a CDS encoding helix-turn-helix domain-containing protein, giving the protein MTTPLDYEVGEKVKSCRLAKEYTQRDLAEKIGVKYWVILHYEKGKRKISIKRLYSIAEALSVSIMDLIPEHTISNEESYLESERKEILDLVEKYEKIKNQELRNVVYSLITSAQASKENSRKVARIEVAKNLVEVGVSVDTIFQATGLSTEEYSNTEEKTDSADYRVGQRIKKLRLMRKYTQEGLANKIGVTPQKIYDYEQGHITVPLERLYKIAEALSVNIAVLLLGQIEEVVARDELSGLIKEYKEIEDQDLRNGFYVLIKSLSEGIQIIEEKVKKAEKIEIAKNLLRLGISIDIVSQATI